The DNA sequence AAAAGAATATTTTGATTCTGTTTTACAGCAGCTATATGAAGTTGAGGACAGGGTCATGGAGAAATTGGGTCATGATAATTGTAAATTGATAAGAGATGCAGTAGCGAAGTTTGGCGAGATAATGAGTGAGGAAATCCAAGGTTAGCATGATGAAGAAAATAATGATTATAGGTGGATACGGACAGGTAGGAAGTTATGTGTGTGATAACTTGCAGAAGCAAAACGTAGATTTTATTGTATCCGGACGAAGCTTAGAAAAATGTAAGCACTATGTAGAAAAAACAGGGTCTAATGCAGAATGCCGTTTGGTGGATGTGACAAAATGGATGGATTCTTATTTAGAAAACGTAGAGACAGTGGTCATGTGTTTGGAAATGAACAACATGGAGGTCTTAGAAGCTTGCATAAGGTGTGGGGTCAATTATGTAGATATCACACCAACCGGCTCAATGATTGAGCAATTTAAACGGAAAAAGGAAGAGATTGCAAAGGCCGGTATCGTAGTTTGCGTTGGAGTAGGAATAGCTCCGGGAGTAAGTAATGTTCTATGTGAAGCAATGGCAAGGAAATTTGATAATATAGAAACGATAAATAGCTATATTATGCTGGGAATTGGAGAATCTCATGGAAAAAATGCAGTTTCCTGGCTTGTTAATAATTTGAACGTGACTTATTACGAGAATTTGGATAGAAACCGTAAAGTGCAAAGTTTCTCAGAGGGCAGAAGTATTGTTTTAAGTGGTGAAAAAAAGAAACGTCGATTTGTTCGAATTGATATGGCAGATTGGCACATTATGAAAGAAAAGCATATGGATGCAAGTGTAAATTCCTGGTATGCCTATGATAAAAATAGTATTACCTTTTTGTTTGAGGGAATGCAGAAAATAGGATTATTAAAAATATTGAAGTATCCCAAGGTAAAGGCTTTCTTTATGAAAATGATGGGAATTAGTATGAAATTAATGAAAAAAATACACTTTGGGACAAACCAGTATGCAGTTATGGTAGAAATGAAAGGCACCATAAAGGGAAAAAGCGTTATAAAACGAGATATTGTTACCGGAAGAGAGAACAGTATCATTACGGCAAAGGTGTGCGCTCAGACAGCTCAAAAGGTAGGAGATATGTCAGCCGGATTTTATTATATGGATGAGTTGTTGGAACGAGAGCAGATTGGATAGAAGGAGTTTTTTATGACGAGAGTTCTAATTCTATATTACTCAGGAATAGGAAATACAAGGCTTATTGCAGAATATATGAGAAAGTATATGAGTAAGCAGGATGAGGTCGAGGTTGAACTATATTCTGTGGAACAGATACCGGAAGAGCAAGATTATAAAAAATTTGATGGATTAATAATAGGTTTTCCAACAATACATTGTAGTCCGGCAGAGAGGATTGTGAAGTATTTAGATTCGATAGATAAAATAAGTAAGAGCTTGCCGACATTTATCTATACGACCTGCGGAATGTATCAGGCAAACACGACAAGAATTTTTGCAAAAATGTGTAAGAAAAAGAATATGATACCTATTATGGATGTAGCATATCGGATGCCGGCAGTAGACGGAATGTTATTAACCGATAAATGGATTATTTTAGAGAAAAGTGAAAAGCGATTAAAAGAACGAATTGAACGAGGATGTACGGCCTTTTTGGAAAAAGTGAAAACAGAAAGTTGGAATATTCACATTCCAACTTTTAAGTGGTACAGTATACTTAATTATCTGAATAAACTAGTTGGAAAAAACTATGTATTTCCAATTTATCTTAATGCAGAAAAATGTATAGGTTGTAATAAATGTGTACAAAACTGTCCTAGTGTAGCATGGGAAAAATTATCATTAAAAAAGCAGAAGGGGCCAGCCAGAATATGGAAACCGTTTGAAATATAAGCATATTAGGTGTTAACGTGTGTTATTTTTTTCCCACTCCTCCACAGCAGGATCTTTCATATCTATCACACGGGACCATTCTTTGGTCTCCTCATTCTTCGCGGTTTCACATCGGTTTTGGTATAGGAAACGGGTAAGTTCATAGCAGCTTACCCATATTTCATTATTTCCCTCTTTCTGGGATTCATCAAAAATAAGCTGTAGTCCGAAGTGCAGATGAGGAGTATCGATGTTATTGACATTTTCTGTGGTGCTGTAACCGGTATGCCCCAAATAGCCGATGACATCTCCGGCGGTGACAACACTACCTTCCTTTAAGGACTTGCAGTAAGGAAAGTTCTGGCGCAGGTGTGCATAATAGTAGTAACGCTTTCCGTCAAAACTGCGAATCCCAAGTCTCCAGCCTCCGTACTGATTCCAGCCGATTGCCTCTACATAACCGGATTCCGTTGCAATCACGGGAGTGCCAATTTGGCCCATCATGTCATGTCCAAGGTGTTGCCTCTTATAGCCGTAAGAGCGGGAAACACCAAAGTCATCATAATCGGAATAAGGAAAATTTTTTGCAAGAGGAAGGAAGCCTTTTAAACCATATTTTTTTTCAAAAGTTTCGGAACCGGATGCGGTTTCAATCTCATACTCGCCCACTAGTCCACCTAAAACAGCATCATAAGCCTCATAATAGTAATCATAATATTTCATATCCTTTGTGAGGTCTTTTAATGTGGTTTCTTTGTTTGTCAACTTCTCTGCAATTTCAGACATATCTCCGGTTTTGTAATGACTGAAATCCCCGCCGTTTTGACAGGCTTTGTAGGAAAGAAGAGAAATCCAATCCAAATGGATTTCCTGACCGTAGGTATTCACATCATAATCGTAGGCATCCTGCATGGCTTCTTTGGTCACGTTAAAATCCACCCATTTGATAAAATCCTTTTTGGTATCATCTTCTTCAGAAACCAGACGATAGACCTCATTGGAAGAAGTGGATAAAATATCAGAAGAATCGTCGGATTTTTGTTCCACATATATTCCAATAAGAAGGACGAGTACGAATATTTCTATGAAAACAAGTTGTTGCATTTTTGATAATTTCATTGAATGGCTCCAAGGGTTACATCACCATATTCTATGAAGGAAAGAAAAAATATATGAAAAAATATAGTCAGCATCAAGCGGGAATGATATGATAAGAAAGAATGTGAAAAGAGAAAAGCAAGAAAGAGGTTTTCATATATGAAGTCATTAGTAATTGCCGAAAAACCAAGCGTAGGACGTGATATCGCAAGAGTTTTAGGATGTAAACAGGGAGGAAATGGATTTTTAGAAGGAAAGGACTATGTAGTCACCTGGGCACTGGGACACCTAATCGAGCTTGCAGATCCGGAAAGCTACGGCGATCAGTGGAAGGAATGGAAGTTGGAAACTTTGCCGATGCTACCGGAAAAACTTGAAATCCAAGTTATTAAAAAAACAGGACGCCAGTATCAGACAGTAAAGACACAGATGTATCGAAAAGACATTGGTGAAATTATCATAGCTACCGATGCAGGACGTGAGGGAGAATTAGTTGCCCGCTGGATTATCCAGAAGGCAGGCGTGAAGAAGCCGATGAAACGACTGTGGATTTCCTCTGTGACAGATAAGGCAATCCGGGAAGGTTTTGCACATCTGAAGGACGCAAGGGATTATCAGAAGTTGTATGAAGCGGCAGTAGCGAGAGCAGAAGCCGATTGGCTGGTAGGCTTGAATGCCACCAGAGCATTGACCGTAAAGCACAATGCCCAGCTTTCCTGCGGAAGGGTTCAGACGCCGACACTTGCTATGATTGCAAAAAGAGAAGCACAGATAAAATCTTTCAAGCCCAAGGAGTATTATGGACTCAAAATAAAGGGTGGCGGAGTTACCTGGAATTGGCGTTCCAAGAAAAATAACAGTACCAGCACTTTTTCAAAAGAGGAAATTGAAAAGGTGTTGGAACAGACCCGTAATGAAAAAGCAGTAGTAGAAGAGGTAAAGAAAAAACAGCAGAAGTCCTATGCGCCACAGCTTTATGATTTGACAGCATTGCAGCAGGATGCCAACCGAATGTATGGATTTTCTGCAAAGCAGACCTTGGATTATATGCAGAGACTTTACGAGCATTACAAGGTAGTGACTTATCCAAGGACCGACTCCAGATATCTGACAGCGGATATTGTAGATACCTTAAAAGAGCGAGTAAAAGCATGTCAGAGCGGGGCTTATGCCCAGATATGCCGTCAACTGTTGAAAACACCGTTGACCGGAAACAAGTCCTTTGTCAATGACAGTAAAGTGTCTGACCATCATGCGATTATTCCTACAGAGCAAGGCATCAACATGAGTGAACTGGAATACGGCGAGCGAAAGATTTATGAATTGGTAGTGTCACGTTTCTTGGCAGTACTGCTTCCGCCATGTATTTATCAGCAGACCGAGGTAACAGCAGTCTGTGCAGGCGAGCGTTTTACGGTAAAAGGAAAAATCATGGAGCAGCCGGGCTGGCAGGAAATCAATATGCTGGGAGCTGCTACGGAAGAATCAGAAGAAGATAGTGAAGAAAAATTCACGGAGAACATGCCGGAATTTAATGAAGGTCAGCAGATTGTTTTTACAGATGGAAAAATAACTGCCGGAAAGACAAAGCCACCGGTGCCATTTACAGAAGCAACTCTTTTGGCTGCCATGGAAAATCCTGTTGCCTATATGGAAAGCAACGATAAAGAACTGAAAAAGACATTAGGAGAAACGGGCGGTCTTGGAACCGTTGCTACCAGAGCGGATATTATTGAAAAATTGTTTAACAGTTTCATGATAGAAAAACGGGAGCAGTATATCCATCTGACCTCCAAGGGAAGACAGGTGTTGGAACTGGCACCGGAAGGACTGACTTCTCCGGAATTGACAGCCAGATGGGAGCAGGAACTTTCGGATATAGCAAAAGGAAAAGCAAAGAAAAAAGACTTTGAAGCAGAAATTCGAAATTACACCGTGGACATTGTAAAGGACATCACAGTATCTGCTAAGACCTATCGTCATGACAACCTTACCAACAAGAAGTGTCCGGAATGTGGCAAACTTATGTTGGAGGTAAATCACAAAAACGGTCGTATGCTGGTATGTCAGGACAGAGAGTGTGGCTATCGGAAAACCTTGTCCAGAGTGACCAATGCTCGTTGTCCGCAGTGTCATAAGAAGATGGAGATGGTGGGAGAAGGAGAAAATAAGCGCTTCACCTGTGTGTGTGGTTATCGGGAAAAACTGTCCGCCTTTGAAAAGAGAAAAAAAGAAAGTGGTGGCGGAGTATCCAAAAAAGACGTCAACAAGTATATGAATAAGATGAAGAAAGAAGCAAAAGAGCCAGTGAATAATGCATTTGCAGAGGCGTTTGCGAAGATAAAACTGTAATAACATAAAAGGCATAATCAATCCATCCCCCTCATACAT is a window from the Roseburia sp. 499 genome containing:
- a CDS encoding flavodoxin family protein — translated: MTRVLILYYSGIGNTRLIAEYMRKYMSKQDEVEVELYSVEQIPEEQDYKKFDGLIIGFPTIHCSPAERIVKYLDSIDKISKSLPTFIYTTCGMYQANTTRIFAKMCKKKNMIPIMDVAYRMPAVDGMLLTDKWIILEKSEKRLKERIERGCTAFLEKVKTESWNIHIPTFKWYSILNYLNKLVGKNYVFPIYLNAEKCIGCNKCVQNCPSVAWEKLSLKKQKGPARIWKPFEI
- a CDS encoding DNA topoisomerase III, encoding MKSLVIAEKPSVGRDIARVLGCKQGGNGFLEGKDYVVTWALGHLIELADPESYGDQWKEWKLETLPMLPEKLEIQVIKKTGRQYQTVKTQMYRKDIGEIIIATDAGREGELVARWIIQKAGVKKPMKRLWISSVTDKAIREGFAHLKDARDYQKLYEAAVARAEADWLVGLNATRALTVKHNAQLSCGRVQTPTLAMIAKREAQIKSFKPKEYYGLKIKGGGVTWNWRSKKNNSTSTFSKEEIEKVLEQTRNEKAVVEEVKKKQQKSYAPQLYDLTALQQDANRMYGFSAKQTLDYMQRLYEHYKVVTYPRTDSRYLTADIVDTLKERVKACQSGAYAQICRQLLKTPLTGNKSFVNDSKVSDHHAIIPTEQGINMSELEYGERKIYELVVSRFLAVLLPPCIYQQTEVTAVCAGERFTVKGKIMEQPGWQEINMLGAATEESEEDSEEKFTENMPEFNEGQQIVFTDGKITAGKTKPPVPFTEATLLAAMENPVAYMESNDKELKKTLGETGGLGTVATRADIIEKLFNSFMIEKREQYIHLTSKGRQVLELAPEGLTSPELTARWEQELSDIAKGKAKKKDFEAEIRNYTVDIVKDITVSAKTYRHDNLTNKKCPECGKLMLEVNHKNGRMLVCQDRECGYRKTLSRVTNARCPQCHKKMEMVGEGENKRFTCVCGYREKLSAFEKRKKESGGGVSKKDVNKYMNKMKKEAKEPVNNAFAEAFAKIKL
- a CDS encoding saccharopine dehydrogenase family protein — its product is MMKKIMIIGGYGQVGSYVCDNLQKQNVDFIVSGRSLEKCKHYVEKTGSNAECRLVDVTKWMDSYLENVETVVMCLEMNNMEVLEACIRCGVNYVDITPTGSMIEQFKRKKEEIAKAGIVVCVGVGIAPGVSNVLCEAMARKFDNIETINSYIMLGIGESHGKNAVSWLVNNLNVTYYENLDRNRKVQSFSEGRSIVLSGEKKKRRFVRIDMADWHIMKEKHMDASVNSWYAYDKNSITFLFEGMQKIGLLKILKYPKVKAFFMKMMGISMKLMKKIHFGTNQYAVMVEMKGTIKGKSVIKRDIVTGRENSIITAKVCAQTAQKVGDMSAGFYYMDELLEREQIG
- a CDS encoding M23 family metallopeptidase; the encoded protein is MKLSKMQQLVFIEIFVLVLLIGIYVEQKSDDSSDILSTSSNEVYRLVSEEDDTKKDFIKWVDFNVTKEAMQDAYDYDVNTYGQEIHLDWISLLSYKACQNGGDFSHYKTGDMSEIAEKLTNKETTLKDLTKDMKYYDYYYEAYDAVLGGLVGEYEIETASGSETFEKKYGLKGFLPLAKNFPYSDYDDFGVSRSYGYKRQHLGHDMMGQIGTPVIATESGYVEAIGWNQYGGWRLGIRSFDGKRYYYYAHLRQNFPYCKSLKEGSVVTAGDVIGYLGHTGYSTTENVNNIDTPHLHFGLQLIFDESQKEGNNEIWVSCYELTRFLYQNRCETAKNEETKEWSRVIDMKDPAVEEWEKNNTR